A window from Mesorhizobium sp. WSM2240 encodes these proteins:
- the uvrB gene encoding excinuclease ABC subunit UvrB, translated as MAKSPEKKNPPAAADQDNRIGFAEAPQAQFSGAPFDGSISDWADEISREAGRDADVPSRGESKSEGQRKPARKIPERSAAPSKTARGTSMGGAATARERAAAGLMPVAGLDVTLEEAQSLSSGGVTATVAALSALIESGNPLHKNGELWVPHRPARPEKSEGGVAIKMVSDFEPAGDQPQAIKDLITGISENERTQVLLGVTGSGKTFTMAKVIEETQRPALILAPNKTLAAQLYSEFKKFFPENAVEYFVSYYDYYQPEAYVPRTDTFIEKESSINEQIDRMRHSATRSLLERDDVIIVASVSCIYGIGSVETYTAMTFQMEVGDRLDQRQLLADLVAQQYKRQDVNFVRGSFRVRGDTIEIFPAHLEDSAWRISMFGDEIESITEFDPLTGHKTGDLKSVKIYANSHYVTPRPTLNQAIKSIKEELQLRLAELEKAGRLLEAQRLEQRCRFDLEMLEATGSCAGIENYSRYLTGRRPGDPPPTLFEYIPDNALVFVDESHVTVPQIGAMYRGDFRRKATLAEYGFRLPSCMDNRPLRFEEWDAMRPLSIAVSATPGGWEMEESGGVFAEQVIRPTGLIDPPVEVRPAKTQVDDVVGEIRETTAKGYRTLCTVLTKRMAEDLTEYLHEQGVRVRYMHSDIDTLERIEILRDLRLGAFDVLVGINLLREGLDIPECGFVAILDADKEGFLRSETSLIQTIGRAARNVDGKVILYADNITGSMERAMAETNRRREKQLAWNEANGITPESVKSRISDILDSVYEKDHVRADISDFTSEGALMGNNLKAHLEHLQKKMRDAAADLNFEEAARLRDEIKRLTEMELAVSDDPLAKYAEAESPVSGREKGKHNKGRAIHRAVGSASPSPLRGGSAAEGGRGGGGKGSAPSSLFAKPDLDDMGRSGDYATPANAVPRSLFKKQTAAEAHGSDYGMPDDGKSLFRKNSLDEMTVRRTEKPVEGVKPAKPATSPLAGSEGPAETRGSAPLDSSPREEKTSGSANLVRGGDDPRPSHGEPPEHLSKGEPRRARPGAGSYEDAADARRQKRRPGKTGRPGN; from the coding sequence ATGGCCAAATCCCCCGAAAAGAAGAACCCGCCCGCGGCGGCGGATCAGGACAATCGCATCGGCTTCGCCGAGGCGCCGCAGGCTCAGTTTTCCGGCGCGCCGTTCGACGGCTCGATCTCGGATTGGGCCGACGAGATTTCCCGGGAAGCCGGGCGCGACGCCGACGTCCCCTCGCGGGGAGAGAGTAAGAGTGAGGGGCAGCGCAAGCCAGCCAGGAAAATCCCCGAGCGCTCCGCCGCCCCGAGCAAGACCGCGCGCGGCACCTCGATGGGCGGCGCGGCGACCGCCAGGGAGCGCGCCGCCGCCGGCCTGATGCCCGTCGCCGGCCTCGATGTCACCCTGGAGGAGGCGCAGTCCCTCTCCTCCGGCGGCGTCACCGCCACCGTCGCCGCACTCTCGGCGCTCATCGAATCCGGCAACCCGCTCCACAAGAACGGCGAGCTCTGGGTCCCCCACCGCCCCGCCCGCCCGGAAAAATCCGAAGGCGGCGTCGCGATCAAAATGGTCTCGGACTTCGAGCCGGCCGGCGACCAGCCGCAGGCCATCAAAGATCTCATCACCGGCATTTCCGAGAACGAGCGCACCCAGGTGCTGCTCGGCGTCACCGGCTCCGGCAAGACCTTCACCATGGCCAAGGTGATCGAGGAAACGCAGCGACCTGCCCTCATCCTCGCGCCCAACAAGACGCTCGCCGCCCAGCTCTATTCCGAGTTCAAGAAATTCTTCCCCGAAAACGCCGTCGAGTATTTCGTCTCCTATTACGACTACTACCAGCCGGAAGCTTACGTCCCGCGCACCGATACTTTCATCGAGAAGGAGAGCTCGATCAACGAGCAGATCGACCGCATGCGCCACTCGGCGACGCGCTCGCTGCTGGAGCGCGACGACGTCATCATCGTCGCCTCGGTGTCCTGCATCTACGGTATCGGCTCGGTCGAGACCTACACCGCCATGACCTTCCAGATGGAGGTCGGCGACCGCCTCGACCAACGCCAGCTTCTCGCCGACCTCGTCGCCCAGCAATACAAGCGCCAAGACGTCAACTTCGTGCGCGGCTCGTTCCGCGTGCGCGGCGACACGATCGAGATCTTTCCGGCCCACCTTGAGGACTCGGCCTGGCGCATCTCGATGTTCGGCGACGAGATCGAGAGCATCACCGAGTTCGACCCGCTCACCGGCCACAAGACCGGCGACCTGAAGAGCGTAAAGATCTACGCCAACTCGCACTACGTCACGCCGCGCCCGACGCTCAACCAGGCGATCAAGTCGATCAAGGAGGAGCTGCAGCTCCGCCTCGCCGAACTGGAAAAGGCCGGCCGCCTGCTGGAAGCCCAGCGGCTCGAGCAGCGCTGCCGCTTCGACCTCGAAATGCTGGAAGCCACCGGCTCCTGCGCCGGCATCGAGAACTATTCGCGCTATCTGACCGGCCGCCGCCCCGGCGATCCGCCGCCGACGCTCTTCGAATACATCCCCGACAACGCCCTGGTCTTCGTCGACGAGAGTCACGTCACCGTCCCGCAGATCGGCGCGATGTATCGCGGCGACTTCCGCCGCAAGGCGACGCTGGCCGAATACGGCTTCCGCCTGCCGTCCTGCATGGACAATCGCCCGCTGCGCTTCGAGGAGTGGGACGCCATGCGCCCGCTCTCCATCGCCGTTTCGGCAACCCCCGGCGGCTGGGAGATGGAAGAATCCGGCGGCGTCTTCGCCGAGCAGGTCATCCGCCCGACCGGCCTCATCGACCCGCCGGTCGAGGTGCGTCCCGCAAAAACTCAGGTCGACGACGTGGTCGGCGAGATCCGCGAGACCACCGCCAAGGGCTACCGCACGCTCTGCACCGTGCTGACCAAGCGCATGGCCGAGGACCTCACCGAATATCTGCACGAGCAGGGTGTGCGCGTGCGCTACATGCACTCCGACATCGACACGCTGGAACGCATCGAGATCCTGCGCGATCTGCGCCTCGGCGCGTTCGACGTGCTGGTCGGCATCAACCTCCTGCGCGAGGGCCTCGACATCCCCGAATGCGGCTTCGTCGCCATCCTCGACGCCGACAAGGAAGGTTTCCTGCGCTCCGAGACCTCGCTCATCCAGACGATCGGCCGCGCCGCGCGCAACGTCGACGGCAAGGTCATCCTCTACGCGGACAACATCACCGGCTCGATGGAGCGGGCGATGGCGGAGACCAACCGCCGCCGCGAGAAGCAGCTGGCCTGGAACGAGGCAAACGGCATCACCCCGGAATCGGTCAAGTCGCGCATTTCCGACATTCTCGATTCCGTCTACGAGAAGGACCATGTCCGCGCCGACATCTCGGATTTCACTTCCGAGGGCGCGCTGATGGGCAACAATCTCAAGGCCCATCTGGAACATCTCCAGAAGAAGATGCGCGACGCCGCCGCCGACCTGAATTTCGAGGAAGCAGCGCGCCTGCGCGACGAGATCAAGCGGCTGACGGAGATGGAACTCGCCGTCTCCGACGATCCGCTCGCCAAATACGCCGAGGCCGAAAGCCCGGTCTCCGGCCGCGAGAAGGGCAAGCACAACAAGGGCCGCGCGATCCACCGGGCGGTGGGGAGCGCTTCACCCTCCCCCTTGCGGGGAGGGTCGGCCGCTGAAGGCGGCCGGGGTGGGGGTGGAAAAGGCAGCGCGCCATCTTCCCTCTTCGCCAAGCCCGACCTCGACGACATGGGCCGTTCGGGCGATTACGCGACGCCGGCCAACGCCGTCCCGCGCTCGCTGTTCAAGAAGCAGACCGCCGCCGAAGCCCACGGCTCCGACTATGGCATGCCGGACGACGGTAAATCTCTCTTCCGCAAGAACTCGCTCGACGAGATGACCGTCCGCCGCACCGAAAAGCCTGTCGAAGGAGTCAAGCCTGCGAAGCCGGCCACCTCTCCCCTTGCGGGGTCCGAAGGACCGGCCGAAACCCGCGGCTCGGCCCCACTTGATAGTTCTCCTCGCGAGGAGAAGACGAGCGGTTCGGCGAACTTGGTGAGGGGTGGCGACGATCCCAGACCCTCTCATGGTGAGCCTCCTGAGCATTTGTCGAAGGGCGAACCACGCCGCGCCCGTCCCGGCGCCGGCTCCTACGAAGACGCCGCCGACGCCCGCCGCCAGAAACGCCGCCCCGGCAAGACCGGCCGCCCGGGCAATTAG
- a CDS encoding Kazal-type serine protease inhibitor domain-containing protein: protein MISRAVFWRGALLAFVMAVAAACTVVVDEPGPGPRPLPPGPDFCTREYDPVCGRRGQDRQTFSNACLADRAGYRVIDRGQCRRDPRPQPDFCTREYDPVCGRRGSERRTFSNSCLADRAGYRIISEGECRGGGGGGEEPRFCTREYRPVCAIGRGNVRTFGNSCEALAADYRIVNPNGPC, encoded by the coding sequence ATGATTTCCAGAGCAGTCTTTTGGCGCGGCGCATTGCTGGCGTTCGTCATGGCGGTGGCCGCCGCCTGTACGGTGGTGGTCGACGAGCCGGGGCCCGGACCACGCCCACTGCCGCCCGGACCGGATTTCTGCACCCGCGAGTACGACCCGGTTTGCGGGCGGCGCGGACAGGACCGGCAGACCTTCTCCAATGCGTGCCTGGCCGACCGGGCCGGCTACCGCGTCATCGACCGCGGCCAGTGCCGGCGCGACCCGCGCCCGCAACCGGACTTCTGCACCCGTGAGTACGACCCGGTGTGCGGACGGCGTGGATCGGAGCGGCGAACCTTCTCCAACTCCTGCCTCGCCGACCGGGCCGGCTACCGCATCATCAGCGAGGGCGAATGCCGCGGCGGCGGCGGAGGCGGCGAGGAGCCGCGCTTCTGCACCCGCGAATACCGGCCGGTCTGCGCGATCGGGCGCGGCAATGTCCGGACCTTCGGCAATTCCTGCGAGGCGCTGGCGGCGGATTATAGGATCGTCAACCCGAACGGCCCCTGCTGA
- a CDS encoding cold-shock protein — MSQSGTVKFFNATKGFGFITPDGGAKDVFVHISAIEASGLRTLIDGQKVTFDVEPDRMGKGPKAVNLSAA; from the coding sequence ATGTCCCAGAGCGGAACCGTTAAATTCTTCAACGCCACCAAAGGCTTCGGCTTCATCACGCCCGATGGCGGCGCCAAGGACGTGTTCGTCCACATCTCGGCGATCGAGGCTTCCGGCCTGCGCACGCTGATCGACGGCCAGAAGGTCACCTTCGACGTCGAGCCCGACCGCATGGGCAAGGGCCCCAAGGCGGTCAATCTCAGCGCAGCGTAA
- a CDS encoding cold-shock protein — protein MPQTGTVKFFNHAKGFGFITPDDGAKDVFVHISAVQASGLPGLEDGQKVTFETEPDKRGKGPKAVNLSIG, from the coding sequence ATGCCGCAGACCGGCACAGTAAAATTCTTCAATCATGCCAAAGGCTTCGGCTTCATCACGCCGGATGATGGCGCCAAGGACGTTTTCGTTCACATCTCGGCCGTCCAGGCGTCGGGCCTGCCCGGCCTCGAGGATGGCCAGAAGGTGACGTTCGAGACGGAACCGGACAAGCGCGGCAAGGGCCCGAAAGCGGTCAACCTGTCGATCGGCTGA
- a CDS encoding BA14K family protein, with protein sequence MNRILKTAILSAAVAATTFAAMPAANAGDNWRRHHRDHSSDGDLVAAGILGLAVGALAVGAANASRPEYRVYDDYDYPRDRRYYPRDRRYYPVRRERVYVDEGYAGALEPWTPEWYRYCEDRYRSFNARTGTFTGYDGRRHFCVAG encoded by the coding sequence ATGAACCGCATCCTCAAGACCGCCATTCTCTCGGCCGCAGTCGCCGCCACCACTTTCGCCGCCATGCCTGCCGCCAATGCCGGCGATAACTGGCGCCGCCATCACCGCGATCATTCATCCGACGGCGACCTAGTCGCTGCCGGCATCCTCGGCCTTGCCGTAGGCGCGCTCGCAGTCGGCGCCGCCAACGCCTCGCGGCCCGAATACCGCGTCTATGACGATTACGATTATCCGCGCGACCGCCGCTACTACCCGCGTGACCGCCGCTACTATCCGGTCCGGCGTGAACGCGTCTATGTCGACGAGGGCTATGCCGGCGCGCTGGAGCCCTGGACGCCGGAATGGTACCGCTACTGCGAAGACCGCTACCGCAGCTTCAACGCCCGCACCGGCACCTTTACCGGTTATGACGGCCGCAGGCATTTCTGCGTCGCCGGATAA
- a CDS encoding MBL fold metallo-hydrolase, with translation MGQLNAGIVPVTPFEQNCTILFDTDSKQGVVVDPGGDVDRILAALADNNITVTAIWLTHGHIDHAGGAMDLKEALGVDIIGPHEADKPLLDNIENQAKRFGLTGGGVRNCIPDRFLDEGERVSFDGHVFEVLHCPGHAPGHVVFYNRAAKFAHVGDVLFRGSIGRTDLPGGDQASLIASIKEKLLPLGDDIGFICGHGPGGRFGEERLSNPFLT, from the coding sequence ATGGGTCAGTTGAATGCCGGCATCGTTCCGGTCACGCCATTCGAGCAGAACTGCACGATCCTGTTCGACACCGACAGCAAGCAGGGCGTCGTGGTCGATCCGGGCGGCGATGTCGACCGCATTCTCGCGGCGCTTGCCGACAACAACATCACCGTCACGGCGATCTGGCTGACCCACGGCCATATCGACCATGCCGGCGGGGCGATGGACCTGAAGGAAGCGCTAGGCGTCGATATCATCGGGCCGCATGAGGCCGACAAACCGCTGCTCGACAATATCGAAAACCAGGCGAAGCGGTTCGGCCTGACAGGCGGCGGCGTGCGCAACTGCATTCCTGACCGTTTCCTGGACGAAGGCGAACGAGTTTCCTTCGATGGGCATGTCTTCGAGGTGCTGCATTGCCCCGGGCACGCGCCCGGCCATGTCGTCTTCTACAACCGCGCGGCCAAATTCGCCCATGTCGGCGACGTGCTGTTTCGTGGTTCGATCGGCCGCACCGATCTTCCAGGCGGCGACCAGGCCAGCCTGATCGCCTCGATCAAGGAAAAGCTCCTGCCGCTCGGCGACGATATCGGCTTTATTTGTGGGCACGGGCCAGGCGGGCGGTTCGGCGAGGAAAGGCTGAGCAATCCTTTCCTAACATGA
- a CDS encoding branched-chain amino acid aminotransferase, with product MASVPFDQLEGFIWMNGEFVNWGDAKIHVLTHGLHYASAVFEGERAYGGEIFKLTEHTERLHESARILGFRIPYSVAEIDDACRELLKKQGFRDAYVRPIAWRGSEQMGVSAQNNRINCAIAIWQWPSYFDPAQKLKGIRLDIAEYRRPDPRTAPSRAKAAGLYMICTLSKHAAEAKGYADAMMFDWRGYVAEATGANIFFVKDGKIHTPDPDCFLNGITRKTVIDLARARGLEVVERVIMPEELDGFEQCFLTGTAAEVTPVSEIGPYRFEVGEITKTLMNDYSAAVQPKHAIAAE from the coding sequence ATGGCATCCGTTCCTTTCGATCAACTCGAAGGCTTCATCTGGATGAATGGCGAATTCGTCAACTGGGGGGACGCCAAGATCCATGTTCTGACGCATGGCCTTCACTACGCCAGCGCCGTATTTGAAGGCGAACGTGCCTATGGCGGCGAGATCTTCAAGCTGACCGAGCACACCGAGCGCCTGCACGAATCGGCGCGCATCCTCGGCTTCAGGATTCCCTATTCGGTCGCCGAAATCGACGACGCTTGCCGGGAACTGCTCAAGAAGCAGGGCTTTCGCGACGCTTATGTGCGGCCGATCGCCTGGCGCGGCAGCGAGCAGATGGGCGTTTCGGCGCAGAACAACCGCATCAACTGCGCCATAGCGATCTGGCAGTGGCCAAGCTATTTCGACCCGGCGCAGAAGCTCAAGGGGATCCGGCTCGATATAGCCGAATACCGCCGGCCTGATCCGCGCACCGCGCCGTCGCGCGCCAAGGCCGCCGGGCTCTACATGATCTGCACACTGTCCAAGCATGCCGCCGAGGCCAAGGGCTATGCCGACGCCATGATGTTCGACTGGCGCGGCTATGTCGCGGAAGCCACCGGCGCGAACATATTTTTTGTCAAGGACGGCAAGATCCATACGCCGGATCCGGATTGCTTCCTCAACGGCATCACGCGCAAGACCGTCATCGATCTGGCACGGGCGCGCGGATTGGAAGTGGTGGAGCGCGTCATCATGCCGGAAGAACTGGACGGCTTCGAGCAGTGCTTCCTGACGGGGACGGCAGCCGAAGTCACGCCTGTTTCGGAGATCGGACCATACCGCTTCGAGGTGGGCGAGATCACCAAGACGCTGATGAACGACTATTCCGCGGCCGTTCAGCCCAAGCACGCTATTGCCGCGGAATAG
- a CDS encoding MarR family transcriptional regulator, giving the protein MADSTGANAKPIRTALSGEDGIDLAIIELFFFAYRDFTSDPDLILAKYGFGRAHHRVLYFVNRKPGLTVAELLDVLKITKQSLARVLKQLIDSGHVTQVQGPRDRRQRELYPTARGRTLALALARPQSRRIRAALESSTTTEREGIERFLKAMVNPELRAQIDNLPGNMPGEDHGKQ; this is encoded by the coding sequence ATGGCAGACAGCACCGGCGCGAACGCCAAACCCATCAGGACGGCCCTCTCCGGCGAGGACGGCATCGATCTCGCCATCATCGAGCTGTTCTTTTTCGCGTATCGCGACTTCACCTCCGATCCCGATCTGATTCTTGCAAAGTATGGTTTCGGACGGGCCCATCACCGCGTGCTCTACTTCGTCAACCGCAAGCCGGGCCTGACCGTCGCCGAACTGCTCGACGTTCTGAAGATCACCAAGCAGAGCTTGGCGCGCGTGCTTAAGCAACTGATCGACAGCGGCCATGTCACACAGGTCCAGGGCCCGCGCGACCGGCGTCAGCGCGAATTATATCCCACCGCGCGAGGCAGGACGCTGGCGCTGGCGCTGGCCCGGCCACAGTCGCGCCGCATCCGTGCCGCATTGGAAAGCTCTACAACCACCGAGCGCGAAGGAATCGAGCGATTTCTTAAGGCGATGGTAAACCCGGAATTGCGCGCCCAAATCGACAATTTGCCGGGCAACATGCCAGGGGAAGACCATGGAAAGCAATGA
- a CDS encoding response regulator transcription factor, which produces MESNELANNSAAPDDDAPHLLVVDDDTRIRNLLKQYLTENGFRITVAGNAGEARRQLAGLDFDLLIVDVMMPGENGVDLTKSLRAEKPVPILMLTALSETDSRIAGLEAGADDYLPKPFDPRELILRINNILRRGGPAATPKVEQLVFGPYTFQIARRELKKGGEPLKLTDREQDILAIFAARAGETIPRHELVAGEADVGERTIDVQINRLRRKIERDPANPVWLQTVRGIGYRLSVE; this is translated from the coding sequence ATGGAAAGCAATGAACTGGCCAACAATTCGGCAGCGCCGGATGATGACGCACCACACCTGCTCGTCGTCGACGACGATACCCGCATCCGCAATCTTTTGAAGCAGTATCTGACAGAAAACGGCTTTCGGATTACCGTCGCCGGTAATGCCGGCGAGGCCAGGCGACAGCTTGCCGGCCTCGATTTCGACCTGCTGATCGTCGATGTCATGATGCCGGGCGAGAACGGCGTGGACCTGACGAAATCCCTGAGGGCGGAAAAACCTGTTCCCATTTTGATGCTGACGGCGCTGTCGGAAACCGACAGCAGAATTGCCGGCCTTGAGGCCGGCGCCGACGACTACCTGCCGAAGCCATTCGACCCGCGCGAACTCATCCTTCGCATCAACAACATCCTGCGCCGTGGGGGGCCGGCGGCGACGCCGAAGGTCGAGCAACTGGTTTTCGGTCCTTATACGTTCCAGATCGCGCGGCGCGAACTGAAGAAGGGCGGCGAGCCGCTCAAGCTCACCGACCGGGAACAGGATATCCTGGCGATATTCGCCGCGCGCGCTGGGGAAACCATCCCGCGCCACGAATTGGTGGCCGGCGAGGCCGATGTCGGCGAGCGCACGATCGACGTGCAGATCAACAGGCTCAGGCGCAAGATTGAACGTGACCCCGCCAACCCCGTCTGGTTGCAGACGGTGCGCGGCATCGGCTACAGGCTGAGCGTCGAATAG
- a CDS encoding ATP-binding protein has product MPKGWKRFWRLVSFYLPKRLYARSLIIIITPMILLQSVVTLVFMERHWQTVTQRLSTAVTRDIAAIIDMIETYPQGDNYADVIRIAQERLRLKIDILPPDPLPPPGPKPFFSILDQILSAEITDQIDRPFWIDTVGASDVVEVRIQLEDKVLRVFVRRSQAYASNTHIFIVWMVGTSLVLLMIAIPFLRNQIKPILQLAEAAESFGKGRPMPRNFRPRGAEEVRRAGFAFIQMRERIERQIEQRTAMLTGVSHDLRTILTRFKLQLALSGAKADTEALNQDVNDMQAMLEGYLSFARGEALEDPGRFDLTDYFEKLSEEAKLRKRTLTTSLTGDPDIHVRPNAFNRLLSNVVGNAFRYAKNVRVSATHTRGSLTMIIDDDGPGVPAESREDVFKPFMRLDAARNLDASGTGLGLSIARDIARSHGGDITLEDSPMGGLRVIVRVPA; this is encoded by the coding sequence ATCCCAAAAGGCTGGAAAAGGTTCTGGCGGCTGGTCTCGTTCTATCTGCCCAAGCGGCTCTATGCACGGTCGCTGATCATCATCATCACGCCGATGATCCTGCTGCAGTCCGTGGTGACGCTGGTGTTCATGGAACGCCATTGGCAGACGGTGACACAGCGGCTTTCCACCGCCGTCACCCGCGATATTGCGGCAATCATCGACATGATCGAAACCTATCCGCAGGGCGACAACTACGCCGACGTGATCCGTATCGCTCAGGAGCGGCTGCGGCTGAAGATCGACATTCTTCCACCCGACCCGCTCCCGCCGCCCGGGCCCAAGCCGTTCTTTTCGATCCTCGACCAGATTCTTTCGGCGGAAATCACCGACCAGATCGATCGTCCGTTCTGGATCGACACGGTGGGGGCCTCCGATGTGGTCGAGGTACGCATCCAACTCGAAGATAAAGTGCTGCGGGTTTTTGTGCGCCGCAGCCAAGCCTACGCCTCCAACACCCACATCTTCATCGTCTGGATGGTCGGCACATCGCTTGTGCTTCTGATGATTGCCATCCCGTTCCTGCGCAACCAAATCAAGCCGATCCTGCAGCTTGCCGAGGCGGCCGAGAGCTTCGGCAAGGGCCGGCCCATGCCGCGCAATTTCCGCCCTCGCGGAGCCGAGGAAGTGCGGCGCGCGGGTTTCGCCTTCATACAGATGCGCGAGCGCATCGAGCGCCAGATCGAGCAGCGCACCGCTATGCTGACCGGGGTGAGCCACGATCTGCGCACCATCCTAACGCGGTTCAAGCTACAGCTTGCGCTGAGCGGGGCGAAGGCGGATACCGAGGCGCTCAACCAGGACGTCAATGATATGCAGGCGATGCTGGAGGGCTACCTGTCCTTCGCGCGCGGCGAAGCGCTCGAGGATCCCGGCCGGTTCGACCTGACCGATTATTTCGAGAAACTCTCCGAGGAAGCCAAGCTGCGCAAGCGCACGCTGACGACCTCGCTGACCGGCGACCCGGACATTCATGTCCGTCCCAACGCATTCAACCGCTTGCTGTCCAATGTCGTGGGCAACGCATTCCGTTACGCGAAAAACGTCCGCGTCAGCGCCACCCACACACGCGGTTCACTGACCATGATCATTGACGATGACGGCCCCGGCGTGCCCGCCGAAAGCAGAGAGGACGTGTTCAAGCCGTTCATGCGGTTGGATGCAGCGCGTAACCTCGATGCCAGCGGCACCGGCCTCGGCCTGTCCATTGCCCGCGATATAGCTCGCAGCCATGGTGGCGATATAACCCTGGAGGACAGCCCGATGGGCGGACTCAGGGTCATAGTTCGGGTGCCGGCGTAG
- a CDS encoding glycosyltransferase family 1 protein — protein sequence MRIMLVTDAWHPQINGVVRTLDRLAQELAAGGHAVELVTSAGFRTIPLPSYSDIRLALTTPRQIARRIGAANPDHVHIATEGPLGFLARRFCLTRGVSFTTSYHTRFPEYLRARLPIPESWTYRWLRRFHNAGAGTLVATPSLAAELTQRGFTNVRLWTRGVDTQTYRPDRRPALDLPRPILLSVGRVAVEKNLSAFLDLDLPGSKVVVGDGPALPTLKAQYPDAVFLGTRTGEELADIYASADLFVFPSRTDTFGIVLLEALASGLPVAAYPVTGPLDVLGDGLGGALSEDLSQAIRTALAIPRGDARAKAMCYSWSSCAALFLRHIRAAHGEVEIPL from the coding sequence TTGCGGATCATGCTGGTCACCGACGCCTGGCACCCGCAGATCAACGGCGTCGTGCGCACGCTGGACAGGCTTGCACAGGAGCTCGCCGCCGGCGGCCATGCGGTCGAGTTGGTGACTTCGGCCGGCTTCCGCACCATCCCGTTGCCCTCCTACTCCGACATCCGGTTGGCGCTGACCACGCCGCGCCAGATCGCACGCCGCATCGGCGCGGCAAATCCCGACCACGTCCATATCGCGACGGAAGGGCCGCTCGGCTTTTTGGCTCGGCGCTTTTGCCTCACCAGGGGCGTCAGCTTCACGACGAGCTACCACACTCGGTTTCCAGAATATCTTCGCGCCCGCCTTCCCATCCCCGAGAGCTGGACCTATCGCTGGCTGCGGCGCTTCCACAATGCGGGCGCCGGAACGCTGGTCGCAACCCCTTCGCTTGCCGCCGAACTGACGCAACGCGGCTTCACCAATGTGCGGCTCTGGACGCGTGGCGTCGACACGCAGACCTATCGCCCAGACCGCCGGCCGGCGCTCGACCTGCCGCGGCCGATCCTGCTTTCGGTGGGCCGAGTAGCTGTGGAGAAGAACTTGTCGGCATTTCTCGATCTCGATCTGCCGGGCAGTAAGGTGGTGGTCGGCGATGGACCGGCGCTTCCCACGTTGAAGGCACAGTACCCAGATGCGGTCTTTCTCGGCACCCGCACCGGCGAAGAGCTTGCCGACATCTATGCATCTGCCGATCTGTTCGTGTTCCCCAGCCGGACCGACACGTTCGGCATCGTTCTTCTGGAGGCATTGGCGAGTGGCCTGCCGGTCGCCGCCTATCCGGTGACAGGCCCTCTCGATGTGCTCGGCGACGGGCTAGGCGGAGCACTTTCCGAAGATCTCAGCCAGGCGATTCGGACGGCACTCGCAATCCCACGCGGCGACGCCCGAGCAAAGGCGATGTGCTACAGTTGGTCGTCATGCGCGGCGCTGTTCCTGCGCCACATACGCGCCGCACATGGCGAGGTGGAGATACCGTTGTAG